The Streptococcus marmotae genome contains the following window.
GTCCGATTACAGGTCCAGGTAGCCGTCCGCTGAAATCCCTCAGCCACATGCTGAAAGGGAAACAAGGGCGCTTCCGTCAGAACTTGCTTGGAAAACGGGTTGACTTCTCAGGACGTTCTGTTATCGCTGTTGGTCCAACGCTTAAAATGTACCAATGTGGTGTGCCACGTGAAATGGCAATTGAGCTTTTCAAGCCATTTGTCATGCGTGAAATTGTTGCCCGTGAGATTGCAGGAAATGTTAAAGCAGCAAAACGCTTGATTGAACGTGGAGATGACCGCATTTGGGATATTTTAGAAGAGGTTATCAAAGAACACCCAGTGCTTCTTAACCGCGCACCGACCCTTCACAGACTTGGAATTCAGGCATTTGAGCCGGTTCTAATTGACGGTAAGGCGCTTCGCTTACACCCGCTCGTGTGTGAGGCCTACAATGCCGACTTTGACGGGGACCAAATGGCGATTCACGTACCATTGTCAGAAGAAGCACAAGCAGAAGCACGTATCCTTATGCTTGCGGCAGAACACATCTTGAACCCGAAAGACGGAAAACCGGTTGTAACACCGTCTCAGGATATGGTCTTGGGGAACTACTACTTGACCATGGAAGATGCTGGCCGTGAAGGCGAAGGAATGGTCTTTAAAGACATGGATGAAGCCGTTATGGCTTATCGCAACGGTTATGTTCACTTACATACCCGTGTTGGTATTGCGACCGACAGTCTTGACAAGCCTTGGTCAGAATCACAAAAACACAAAGTGATGATGACGACAGTTGGTAAGATTTTATTTAATGCTATCATGCCAGCTGGTTTGCCGTACCTCCAAGAGCCAAATAATGCCAACTTGACAGAGGGCACACCAGACAAGTATTTCTTGGAATCAGGATCTGATATCAAAGCTGCAATTGCGGCCTTGCCAATCAATCCTCCATTCAAGAAGAAAAATCTTGGAAATATCATTGCAGAGATCTTCAAACGTTTCCGCACAACTGAAACATCTGCCCTTCTTGACCGCTTGAAAGACCTCGGTTACTACCATTCAACGCTTGCAGGTTTGACAGTGGGAATTGCAGATATTCCAGTGATTGACAACAAGGCAGAAATCATTGAAGAATCACATGAACGTGTAGAACAAATCAAGAAGCAATTCCGCCGTGGTATGATTACTGACGATGAGCGTTATGCAGCTGTTACAGATGAGTGGCGTTCAGCGAAAGAGAAATTGGAAAAACGCTTGACGGAATCACAAGATCCAAAGAACCCAATCGTTATGATGATGGATTCTGGAGCCCGTGGTAACATCTCGAACTTCTCCCAACTTGCCGGAATGCGTGGTCTGATGTCTGCGCCGAACGGACGTATCATGGAATTGCCAATCTTGTCAAACTTCCGTGAGGGACTCTCTGTATTGGAAATGTTCTTCTCAACTCACGGAGCGCGTAAAGGTATGACAGATACGGCCTTGAAGACAGCCGACTCAGGTTATTTGACTCGCCGTCTCGTCGACGTTGCTCAGGATGTGATTATCCGTGAGGACGATTGTGGAACAGACCGTGGCTTGGACATTCGTTCGATTACTGACGGTAAGGAAATGATTGAGCCGCTTGAAGAACGTTTGCAAGGTCGTTACACTAAGAAGACAGTGAAACATCCTGAAACAGGTGCTGTCATCGTTGGTCCAAACGAATTGATTACCGAAGATATCGCGCGTGAGATTGTGAATGCTGGTGTTGAACAAGTGACTATTCGCTCTGTCTTTACATGTAATACCCGCCATGGTGTATGTCGTCATTGTTACGGTATCAACTTGGCAACAGGTGATGCGGTTGAAGTGGGTGAAGCGGTTGGTACAATTGCCGCTCAATCTATCGGAGAACCTGGAACTCAGTTGACCATGCGTACCTTCCACACGGGTGGTGTAGCCTCTAACTCAGATATCACGCAAGGTTTGCCTCGTGTCCAAGAGATTTTTGAAGCCCGCAATCCAAAAGGGGAAGCGGTTATTACAGAAATCAAAGGTGAGGTTACAGCAATTGATGAGGATGCTGCAACACGCACGAAGAAAGTCTTTGTTAAAGGTAAGACTGGCGAAGGTGAGTATGTGGTACCATTTACAGCCCGAATGAAGGTTGAAGTGGGCGACCAAGTAGCACGTGGGGAGGCGCTTACAGAAGGATCTATTCAACCGAAACGTTTGCTTGAAGTACGTGATGTCTTGTCTGTTGAGACCTATCTTCTTTCTGAAGTACAAAAAGTATACCGCAGCCAAGGGGTAGAAATCGGAGATAAACACATCGAGGTAATGGTTCGCCAAATGCTTCGTAAAGTTCGTGTCATGGATCCAGGAGATACAGACTTGCTCATGGGTACTTTGATGGATATTACAGACTTTACAGATGCCAATGCAGATGTGGTGATTGCAGGTGGTATTCCAGCGACTGCTCGTCCAGTTCTTATGGGAATTACCAAAGCCTCTCTTGAAACCAACAGTTTCTTGTCTGCGGCTTCCTTCCAAGAAACCACTCGTGTCCTTACAGATGCAGCGATTCGTGGTAAACGTGATAATCTTCTTGGCTTGAAGGAAAATGTTATCATCGGTAAGATTATTCCAGCAGGTACTGGTATGGCACGTTACCGGAATATTGAACCTCAGGCAGTTAACGAAGTTGAAATCATTGAAGATACTATTGCTGAAGAATTGGCAGAAGAACTCGTATCTGAATAAATCTTTATATAGAAAGCCTGATGAAACCCTATCAGTGCAGACTTAAAAGAGCTTGTCCAAGAATCAGGACAAGCTCTTTTCTACTAACCAAACAGGGATTCAAGACAAAATAGTTTCGAAAAGCACTAATTAGTGATAAAATAATTTTAACAAAAGAAAAGGAGTGATAATATGATTGAATTAGGTATTTCTACGTTTGGAGAGACAACTCCGCTTGAAAAGACAGGGCAGGCAGTGAGCCATGCAGAACGGATTCGGAACTTGGTAGAGGAGATTGAATTGGCAGACCAGGTTGGACTAGATGTTTATGCGATTGGGGAGCATCATCGAGAGGATTTTGCAGTTTCTGCACCGGAAATTATATTGGCTGCAGGGGCAGTGAACACCAAACAGATTCGTTTGTCTAGTGCTGTAACGGTTTTGTCATCGATTGACCCAGTTCGAGTTTATCAGCAGTATGCGACGATTGATGCCTTGTCTAATGGTCGTGCCGAAATCATGGCAGGACGAGGTTCTTTTGTTGAATCCTTTCCTTTGTTTGGTTATGATTTGAAAGACTATGAAGAATTATTTGATGAAAAGTTGGACATGCTTCTTGCGATTAAAAATGATACTCTGCTCAATTGGACGGGGCGGCATACGCAAAGTGTGGAGAATAGACCTGTTTATCCAAGGGCTGTGCAAGAAGATTTTCCCATCAAAATTGCAACAGGAGGCAGTCCTGAATCCACGCAGAAAATTGCAGAGTTGGGCTTACCGATTGTTTACGCCATGATTGGCGGCAATCCTCGTTATTTTAAACCTTTGGTTGAGATGTACCGGAAAATTGGTCGGCTAAAAGGACATGATGAAACGAAGATGACAGTCGGGGCTCATTCATGGGGATGGATTGCAGAAGATAAGGATAAGGCAGAGCGGGACTATTTTTACCCGACGAAGCAATTGGTAGATGCGATTAGTAAGGATCGGCCTTTCTGGAAACCATTGACCTATGATGCTTACTTGAAGAGTATCGGTGAGGATGGTGCGATGTTCGTCGGTGATTCTGATACAGTGGCCAATAAGATCATTCGAGTGGTAGAGGACTTAGGATTGGATAGTTTTATGCTCCATCTTCCAGTAGGGTCTATGCCGCATGAGGATACCTTGAAAGCCATTAGACTGTATGGCGAGCAAGTCGCACCGAAGGTTCGCTCCTATTTTGCAGCTAAGAAAGCCTAGTTGCTTGCGCTAAAATAATGCTAAATTCTCAGAGTAAGTTCTAGTTGATAAGGTGTTTGTATTTTGCCATCGTAAGAGCTCATTTCTAACCCAAACGCCTCAGACTTAATTCCACCATAAAAATCCGTTTTAGACTAACTTCCGCTTCGAAAACGAAAGTGGAACTTACTTTGGGAAATTACCGGAAATTACCGCACTAAAATAATCAGCAAAGATAGTTGACACAGGGCATTGTTTGTGTTATGATGATAGACGGTACTTTTTACTTTTGGTCTCTCAAAAGTGTACAGAGACGTGCTGACAAATAGTTGCAAAGTACACACAGATAGGGGCTGTCACCAAGTGCTCTATCAACCAAAAATAAAAAAATATACAGGAGAATGTAGATGCCTACAAT
Protein-coding sequences here:
- the rpoC gene encoding DNA-directed RNA polymerase subunit beta', encoding MVDVNRFKSMQITLASPNKVRSWSYGEVKKPETINYRTLKPERDGLFDEVIFGPTKDWECSCGKYKRIRYKGIVCDRCGVEVTRAKVRRERMGHIELKAPISHIWYFKGIPSRMGLTLDMSPRDLEEVIYFAAYVVIDPKDTPLEHKSILTEREYREKLREYGFGSFVAKMGAEAIQDLLKQVDLPTEIAALKEELKTASGQKRIKAVRRLDVLDAFYKSGNKPEWMILNILPVIPPDLRPMVQLDGGRFAASDLNELYRRVINRNNRLARLLELNAPGIIVQNEKRMLQEAVDALIDNGRRGRPITGPGSRPLKSLSHMLKGKQGRFRQNLLGKRVDFSGRSVIAVGPTLKMYQCGVPREMAIELFKPFVMREIVAREIAGNVKAAKRLIERGDDRIWDILEEVIKEHPVLLNRAPTLHRLGIQAFEPVLIDGKALRLHPLVCEAYNADFDGDQMAIHVPLSEEAQAEARILMLAAEHILNPKDGKPVVTPSQDMVLGNYYLTMEDAGREGEGMVFKDMDEAVMAYRNGYVHLHTRVGIATDSLDKPWSESQKHKVMMTTVGKILFNAIMPAGLPYLQEPNNANLTEGTPDKYFLESGSDIKAAIAALPINPPFKKKNLGNIIAEIFKRFRTTETSALLDRLKDLGYYHSTLAGLTVGIADIPVIDNKAEIIEESHERVEQIKKQFRRGMITDDERYAAVTDEWRSAKEKLEKRLTESQDPKNPIVMMMDSGARGNISNFSQLAGMRGLMSAPNGRIMELPILSNFREGLSVLEMFFSTHGARKGMTDTALKTADSGYLTRRLVDVAQDVIIREDDCGTDRGLDIRSITDGKEMIEPLEERLQGRYTKKTVKHPETGAVIVGPNELITEDIAREIVNAGVEQVTIRSVFTCNTRHGVCRHCYGINLATGDAVEVGEAVGTIAAQSIGEPGTQLTMRTFHTGGVASNSDITQGLPRVQEIFEARNPKGEAVITEIKGEVTAIDEDAATRTKKVFVKGKTGEGEYVVPFTARMKVEVGDQVARGEALTEGSIQPKRLLEVRDVLSVETYLLSEVQKVYRSQGVEIGDKHIEVMVRQMLRKVRVMDPGDTDLLMGTLMDITDFTDANADVVIAGGIPATARPVLMGITKASLETNSFLSAASFQETTRVLTDAAIRGKRDNLLGLKENVIIGKIIPAGTGMARYRNIEPQAVNEVEIIEDTIAEELAEELVSE
- a CDS encoding LLM class flavin-dependent oxidoreductase, which gives rise to MIELGISTFGETTPLEKTGQAVSHAERIRNLVEEIELADQVGLDVYAIGEHHREDFAVSAPEIILAAGAVNTKQIRLSSAVTVLSSIDPVRVYQQYATIDALSNGRAEIMAGRGSFVESFPLFGYDLKDYEELFDEKLDMLLAIKNDTLLNWTGRHTQSVENRPVYPRAVQEDFPIKIATGGSPESTQKIAELGLPIVYAMIGGNPRYFKPLVEMYRKIGRLKGHDETKMTVGAHSWGWIAEDKDKAERDYFYPTKQLVDAISKDRPFWKPLTYDAYLKSIGEDGAMFVGDSDTVANKIIRVVEDLGLDSFMLHLPVGSMPHEDTLKAIRLYGEQVAPKVRSYFAAKKA